One window of the Pseudofrankia sp. DC12 genome contains the following:
- a CDS encoding MFS transporter, with protein MARAGKLRELLDVPGFRALYASRLTSQTADGIFQASLVSYVLFSPERATSPGALAAALAIVVLPFSVIGPFAGIVLDRVSRQRVLVYCSLVRAALLAVLAVLIAAGHTGADFYVVALGAVSVNRFVLAALSAGLPMVVDLEWLVSADSLSVTSGTVAALVGGGIGTGVRGLTGGHDASVALVAGLAGLAYLGAAATAATLADRRMFGPAEVGDWAGSTEQLRRVAFDFADGARVLWRAGPARRALAALTASRAAYGLVLFMTILLYANYFKGDDGRLWGLAAVAVASGIGTVLAAVATPAVTARMPRARWILIVLTGGGVVEIAFGLPYSSVLFVLAGLPLGFSAQASKICVDTIVQEHVPDAYRGRAFSLYDLLFNVAFAGAGAVAALVVPKNGHSPGTIIAAGAGYLLAGVIYYLAARRHPTDLRIAVDGTTQPAGTSEPTPPPAAVTAAGPDISFR; from the coding sequence ATGGCGCGGGCGGGGAAGCTACGGGAGTTGCTGGACGTCCCCGGGTTCCGGGCGCTTTACGCGTCCCGGCTGACGTCACAGACCGCCGACGGGATCTTCCAGGCGAGTCTGGTGAGCTACGTGCTGTTCTCGCCCGAGCGGGCCACGTCGCCGGGTGCGTTGGCCGCCGCGCTGGCCATCGTGGTGCTGCCGTTCAGCGTGATCGGGCCGTTCGCCGGGATCGTGCTCGACCGGGTGTCGCGCCAGCGGGTCCTGGTCTACTGCTCGCTGGTCCGCGCGGCGCTGTTGGCGGTCCTGGCGGTACTGATCGCGGCCGGGCACACCGGTGCGGACTTCTACGTCGTCGCGCTCGGGGCCGTCAGCGTCAACCGGTTCGTGCTGGCCGCCCTCTCGGCCGGCCTGCCGATGGTGGTCGACCTCGAGTGGCTGGTCAGCGCCGACTCGCTGTCCGTCACCTCGGGAACGGTCGCCGCGCTGGTCGGCGGTGGCATCGGCACCGGCGTCCGCGGGCTCACCGGCGGCCACGACGCCTCGGTCGCGCTCGTCGCGGGGCTGGCGGGGCTCGCCTACCTGGGCGCCGCCGCGACCGCGGCGACCCTCGCCGACCGGCGGATGTTCGGCCCGGCCGAGGTCGGCGACTGGGCCGGCAGCACGGAGCAGCTGCGACGGGTGGCGTTCGACTTCGCGGATGGTGCGCGGGTGCTGTGGCGCGCCGGCCCGGCCCGGCGCGCACTCGCCGCGCTGACCGCGTCGCGGGCGGCCTACGGGCTGGTGCTGTTCATGACGATCCTGCTCTACGCCAACTACTTCAAGGGCGATGACGGCCGTCTCTGGGGGCTGGCGGCCGTCGCCGTGGCGAGCGGGATCGGCACCGTGCTGGCGGCTGTGGCCACCCCGGCCGTCACCGCGCGGATGCCACGGGCCCGCTGGATCCTGATCGTGCTGACCGGTGGTGGCGTCGTCGAGATCGCCTTCGGGCTGCCCTACTCCTCGGTGCTGTTCGTCCTCGCCGGCCTGCCGCTGGGCTTCTCCGCGCAGGCCAGCAAGATCTGCGTCGACACGATCGTCCAGGAGCACGTCCCCGACGCCTACCGCGGGCGGGCCTTCTCGCTCTATGACCTGCTGTTCAACGTCGCGTTCGCCGGCGCCGGGGCCGTGGCCGCGCTCGTGGTGCCGAAGAACGGCCACTCACCCGGCACGATCATCGCGGCCGGAGCCGGCTACCTGCTCGCCGGCGTGATCTACTACCTGGCCGCCCGACGCCACCCGACCGACCTGCGCATCGCCGTGGACGGCACCACGCAGCCCGCCGGGACGTCCGAGCCGACGCCGCCACCGGCGGCCGTCACGGCCGCCGGCCCGGACATCTCGTTTCGTTAG
- a CDS encoding substrate-binding and VWA domain-containing protein, producing the protein MLLLAGGGYVASTRLVSRDEPGAGCAQTMPLTVRTGSTLTAPLTQIAATYNNERHQVLGKCVQVKIETVDSGQTAEAIASGWTDQQYGQAPDVWVPESAGWVALAKAGPAGVKMLGGTGTVIASSPVVLAMPRPLAVALGWPDRQLSWADLRANENSPSFWAGRGHPEWGDFSIGFANPQTSSAGLAAVLNVVASTVGQPSSALTAAQFSGDLNTKGAILTFERGADLVANSDTDLLGSYVGWGKNAPAQMSALVMPESMVYQANVGTSATVASDDSISAGALAPAAVPLVAAYPTDGLVVDEASYQPLELPASSDRAAAAADFRAELTGPHGQAAFQSAGFRSPDRQNPKLTESLGFAPTLRTEPRAALDGKAINAARNTFIGIHQRGNTLAVYDTSGSMDLPVANSGGKTRLQIAVGAADAAIPLFAKDSRLGLWQFSTRLDGNKPYRELVPVGPMSDEVGTGTREEALVAAVNGLKAKGGTGLYATALAAFESLTAQYQPDKPNQVVLLTDGQNDDPTSSLTLTQLVSALKAEYNPKAPVHIITIGYGADADLDALRQISAATGSKSYPAQDPNSIFQVMVNALTDR; encoded by the coding sequence GTGCTTCTGCTGGCGGGTGGCGGCTATGTCGCGAGCACCCGGCTGGTGAGCCGCGACGAGCCGGGCGCCGGCTGCGCCCAGACGATGCCGCTGACGGTGCGCACCGGGTCGACGCTCACCGCGCCGCTCACCCAGATCGCCGCCACCTACAACAACGAGCGGCACCAGGTGCTGGGCAAGTGCGTCCAGGTCAAGATCGAGACCGTCGACAGCGGGCAGACGGCCGAGGCGATCGCCTCCGGCTGGACCGACCAGCAGTACGGCCAGGCCCCGGACGTGTGGGTGCCCGAGTCGGCCGGCTGGGTCGCGTTGGCGAAGGCGGGCCCGGCCGGGGTGAAGATGCTCGGCGGGACGGGGACGGTCATAGCCAGCTCCCCGGTTGTGCTCGCGATGCCGCGGCCCCTGGCCGTCGCGCTCGGCTGGCCGGACCGACAGCTCAGCTGGGCCGACCTGCGCGCGAACGAGAACTCGCCGTCATTCTGGGCCGGGCGCGGCCACCCCGAGTGGGGTGACTTCAGCATCGGGTTCGCGAACCCGCAGACCTCGTCGGCGGGCCTGGCCGCGGTGCTGAACGTGGTGGCGAGCACCGTCGGCCAGCCGTCGTCGGCGTTGACCGCGGCGCAGTTCAGCGGCGACCTGAACACCAAGGGCGCGATCCTCACGTTCGAGCGGGGCGCCGACCTCGTCGCCAACTCGGACACCGACCTGCTTGGTTCCTACGTCGGCTGGGGCAAGAACGCGCCGGCGCAGATGTCCGCGCTGGTCATGCCGGAAAGCATGGTGTACCAGGCGAATGTCGGGACCAGCGCCACGGTCGCCAGCGATGACTCGATCAGCGCGGGGGCGCTGGCGCCCGCCGCCGTGCCGCTCGTCGCCGCCTACCCGACCGACGGCCTCGTCGTGGACGAGGCGAGCTACCAGCCGCTCGAGCTTCCGGCCAGCTCGGACCGGGCCGCCGCCGCGGCCGACTTCCGTGCCGAGCTCACCGGCCCGCATGGCCAGGCGGCGTTCCAGTCGGCCGGTTTCCGGTCGCCGGACCGGCAGAACCCCAAGCTCACCGAGAGCCTCGGCTTCGCCCCGACGCTTCGTACCGAGCCGCGGGCGGCCCTCGACGGCAAGGCCATCAACGCCGCCCGGAACACCTTCATCGGTATCCACCAGCGCGGGAACACGTTGGCCGTGTACGACACCTCCGGCTCGATGGACCTGCCGGTCGCCAACAGCGGTGGAAAGACCAGGCTGCAGATCGCCGTCGGCGCGGCCGACGCGGCCATCCCGTTGTTCGCCAAGGACAGCCGGCTGGGCCTGTGGCAGTTCTCCACCAGACTCGACGGCAACAAGCCCTACCGGGAGCTGGTGCCGGTCGGGCCGATGAGCGACGAGGTTGGCACAGGTACCCGCGAGGAAGCGCTGGTGGCCGCCGTCAACGGGCTGAAGGCGAAGGGCGGGACGGGGCTGTACGCGACCGCGCTGGCGGCGTTCGAGAGCCTTACCGCGCAGTACCAGCCCGACAAGCCCAACCAGGTGGTACTGCTGACCGACGGGCAGAACGACGATCCGACCAGCTCGCTGACCCTCACCCAGCTGGTCTCGGCCCTGAAGGCCGAGTACAACCCGAAGGCGCCGGTCCACATCATCACGATCGGCTATGGCGCGGACGCCGACCTGGACGCGCTGCGGCAGATCTCGGCGGCCACCGGCTCGAAGAGCTACCCGGCCCAGGACCCGAACTCGATCTTCCAGGTCATGGTCAACGCCCTGACCGACCGGTAA
- a CDS encoding transglycosylase domain-containing protein, translated as MAIGDRGRGISDRGRGVSDRGRRPLHPAERDAVYDTVDQAALSKIEVRDRDENATTYRRVGADGAALAPRRPTGPGGHRRPGGPNDPNAAPDGPARPGRKVGAHGPRIWRERPLWMRRLVIFGSLGTFLLFVAACAILYSATKVPLPDSIKTDQTSIIYFSDKSTQLARFGTTNRTDVPLSQVSKPAQQAVLAAEDKNFYTEPGISYRGIARALLVNLKSGSVQQGASTITQQYVKNAYLTQDRTFSRKIKEIVISVKLSHKYSKDEILQYYLNTIYFGRNSYGIYAASEAYFGIPPSQLTAAQGAILAGLIRQPNYLDPVVHTDAAKARWKEVVNTMISQKWLSSVPDYPLSTVKQKTDVSSTNGNVQNRYIQDQVVAELEAHGISEQQIETGGLRITTTIDPVRQADAVAAVNKVIGPIYPNPIATLKTGLVALDPASGKILAWYGGSQYGTNPQSSDPTYKSYGDTVSNASIPTGSTFKAVTLLTALSNGVNLNSTFDASDPQKLPGENGQDYVIHNDETDGHYDSANLIQATGESMNTVYVPLGYHVGVSKVIQMAKSLGVSDDLKNLAGITLGQDSIHPLEMANVYNSIASGGYRTTPHIVDTVYNGSNHLIYQGQPDAKKVLEPGVVADATFALQSVLQPGGTAAKSSLTGRPAAGKTGTVQQYRSAWFCGFTPQLTSCVDMYRDQALMDNSDPKNPKPLPGEALTGIPGATSGVYGGGMPAKIWNAFMNAALTGQPVKQFPPPVYGGSIRTFTPTNSPSATPDMSTLTPGDLFNNPGTSNTPWNPFASWGTNQNRGTTSTSGSGNGNGSGGGGNKPPTATPAPTPTTRRTGVLGIPSG; from the coding sequence ATGGCGATCGGCGACCGAGGCCGTGGCATCTCCGACCGAGGCCGGGGAGTCTCCGACCGAGGTCGGCGTCCCCTGCATCCGGCCGAGCGCGACGCTGTCTACGACACCGTCGACCAGGCCGCGCTCAGCAAGATCGAGGTACGCGACCGCGACGAGAACGCCACCACCTACCGTCGCGTCGGCGCCGACGGCGCCGCCCTGGCTCCCCGCAGGCCAACCGGCCCCGGCGGCCATCGGCGCCCCGGCGGGCCGAACGACCCCAACGCGGCGCCGGACGGCCCCGCCCGTCCCGGCCGCAAGGTCGGCGCGCACGGTCCGCGGATCTGGCGGGAACGGCCGCTGTGGATGCGGCGCCTGGTCATCTTCGGCTCGCTGGGCACCTTCCTGCTGTTCGTCGCCGCCTGCGCGATCCTGTACTCGGCGACCAAGGTGCCGCTGCCGGACTCGATCAAGACCGACCAGACGTCGATCATCTACTTCTCCGACAAGAGCACCCAGCTCGCCCGGTTCGGCACGACCAACCGGACCGACGTCCCGTTGTCGCAGGTCTCCAAGCCGGCGCAGCAGGCGGTGCTCGCGGCCGAGGACAAGAACTTCTACACCGAGCCGGGCATCTCCTACCGCGGCATCGCGCGGGCGCTGCTGGTCAACCTCAAGAGCGGCAGCGTCCAGCAGGGCGCCTCGACGATCACGCAGCAGTACGTCAAGAATGCCTACCTGACGCAGGACCGCACGTTCTCCCGAAAAATCAAGGAGATCGTGATCTCGGTCAAGCTGTCCCACAAGTACTCGAAGGACGAGATCCTTCAGTACTACCTGAACACGATCTACTTCGGCCGTAACTCGTACGGCATCTACGCCGCCTCTGAGGCGTACTTCGGCATCCCGCCGAGCCAGCTGACGGCCGCGCAGGGGGCGATCCTCGCCGGTCTCATCCGGCAGCCGAACTACCTCGACCCCGTGGTCCACACGGACGCCGCGAAGGCACGGTGGAAGGAGGTCGTCAACACGATGATCTCCCAGAAGTGGCTGAGCTCGGTGCCGGACTACCCGCTGTCCACGGTGAAACAGAAGACGGACGTCTCGTCGACGAATGGCAACGTCCAGAACCGGTACATCCAGGACCAGGTGGTCGCCGAGCTGGAGGCGCACGGGATCTCGGAGCAACAGATCGAGACCGGCGGCCTGAGGATCACGACGACGATCGATCCCGTCAGACAGGCTGATGCCGTCGCCGCCGTCAACAAGGTCATCGGTCCGATCTACCCGAACCCGATCGCGACCCTGAAAACCGGACTCGTCGCGCTTGACCCGGCGAGCGGGAAGATCCTCGCCTGGTACGGCGGTTCGCAGTATGGCACGAACCCGCAGAGCTCGGACCCGACCTACAAGTCGTACGGCGACACGGTGTCCAACGCGAGCATTCCGACGGGCTCGACGTTCAAGGCCGTGACGCTGCTGACCGCGCTGAGCAACGGCGTCAACCTGAACTCGACATTTGACGCGTCCGATCCGCAGAAGCTGCCGGGTGAGAACGGCCAGGACTACGTAATCCACAACGACGAGACCGACGGCCATTACGACTCCGCGAACCTGATCCAGGCGACGGGCGAGTCGATGAACACCGTCTATGTGCCGCTCGGATATCACGTCGGCGTTTCCAAGGTCATCCAGATGGCGAAGAGTCTGGGAGTCTCGGATGACCTGAAGAACCTGGCCGGTATCACCCTCGGTCAGGACTCGATTCACCCGCTTGAGATGGCCAATGTTTATAACTCCATCGCCAGCGGCGGGTACCGGACGACCCCGCACATCGTCGACACCGTCTACAACGGCTCGAACCACCTGATCTACCAGGGCCAGCCGGATGCGAAGAAGGTCCTCGAGCCCGGAGTCGTCGCCGACGCCACCTTCGCGCTGCAGTCGGTGCTCCAGCCCGGTGGCACGGCGGCGAAATCGTCGCTGACCGGCCGGCCGGCCGCAGGTAAGACCGGAACCGTCCAGCAGTACCGTAGTGCCTGGTTCTGCGGTTTCACCCCGCAGCTGACCTCGTGTGTGGACATGTACCGGGACCAGGCGTTGATGGATAACAGCGATCCGAAAAATCCGAAGCCGCTGCCGGGTGAGGCGCTGACCGGAATTCCGGGCGCGACCAGTGGCGTGTACGGCGGTGGGATGCCGGCGAAGATCTGGAACGCGTTCATGAACGCCGCGCTCACCGGTCAGCCGGTCAAGCAGTTCCCACCGCCGGTCTACGGCGGCTCGATCCGGACCTTCACCCCGACCAACTCGCCCAGCGCGACCCCCGACATGTCGACGCTCACCCCGGGCGACCTGTTCAACAACCCCGGCACCTCGAACACCCCGTGGAACCCGTTCGCCAGCTGGGGCACCAACCAGAACCGCGGCACCACCAGTACCAGCGGCAGTGGGAACGGCAACGGCTCTGGCGGCGGCGGGAACAAACCGCCGACGGCGACACCCGCACCGACACCAACGACCCGAAGAACCGGGGTCCTCGGGATTCCATCGGGGTAG
- a CDS encoding DUF5318 family protein, protein MGPGPGARSVIDYALARRAALTGLQAGRVSRPEVCDASPYLLRAARHHGEPTTRTCPVCLAGDPERPKPGDPLVNVIYGYGDELGGTSGRTWATADLPTLAGRFSELQIYVVEVCAECGWNHLVTSYVIGTGGPPVRRVSRRAE, encoded by the coding sequence ATGGGACCCGGGCCGGGAGCGAGGTCGGTCATCGACTACGCCCTTGCCCGCCGGGCGGCGCTGACCGGCCTGCAGGCCGGCCGGGTCTCCCGGCCAGAGGTCTGCGACGCCAGCCCGTACCTGCTGCGGGCCGCGCGCCACCACGGCGAGCCGACCACCAGGACCTGCCCGGTCTGCCTCGCGGGCGACCCGGAGCGCCCAAAGCCCGGCGACCCGCTGGTGAACGTCATCTACGGCTACGGCGACGAGCTGGGCGGCACCTCGGGGCGGACGTGGGCGACCGCGGACCTGCCCACCCTTGCCGGGCGGTTCAGCGAGCTCCAGATCTACGTCGTCGAGGTGTGCGCCGAGTGCGGCTGGAACCACCTGGTCACGTCGTACGTCATCGGGACCGGCGGGCCGCCGGTCCGCCGGGTCAGCCGCCGCGCCGAGTGA
- a CDS encoding cytochrome P450, with product MPLTAQSHDRALVAPTSGEFRDAPLEQRLVHLAQLREAPGLPLFDEPSVPGLPLGPGYRAVARHADVLKAIRRPAAFRSGQGSLFINDLPAGFGESFGSIITMDDPCHRKLRAIVAQTFTRQNLRTLREQIERAAADTVEAVASRREFDIVTDLAARFSLLVIAGMLGIPDSQHTRVLEASTLIASAGAPDLLPPEHDPVRAVLDAGTYLADLATDLAAFRRTHPTDDLLTTLAHAQIDGQPLTTGEIASFFTLLTFAGQETTRNTISLGLWALHTQPDARTTWAADFDRLAPTAVEELVRYTSPVVLMRRTTAHDTTLAGHPLHAGEKIALCFTAANHDPTLFTHPDRLDLTRTPNPHLGFGGPGPHHCLGAHLARAEITALLRETFHHLPSLIITEEPQRLRSITVNALTHLPATTTPKPA from the coding sequence ATGCCACTCACCGCCCAGAGCCACGACCGCGCCCTCGTCGCCCCGACCAGCGGCGAGTTCCGCGACGCCCCGCTCGAACAAAGGCTTGTTCATCTCGCTCAACTCCGCGAGGCCCCCGGCCTCCCCCTGTTCGACGAACCATCTGTGCCCGGTCTCCCGCTCGGTCCGGGCTATCGGGCAGTAGCCCGCCACGCCGACGTCCTCAAGGCGATCCGCAGGCCGGCCGCCTTCCGCTCCGGCCAGGGATCCCTGTTCATCAACGATCTACCAGCAGGATTCGGGGAGTCCTTCGGCTCGATCATCACCATGGACGACCCCTGCCACCGCAAACTCCGCGCCATCGTCGCCCAGACATTCACCCGACAGAACCTGCGCACGCTACGCGAACAGATCGAGCGAGCCGCCGCGGACACCGTCGAGGCCGTCGCCTCCCGGCGGGAGTTCGACATCGTCACCGACCTCGCGGCACGGTTCTCCCTCCTCGTCATCGCCGGGATGCTCGGCATCCCCGACAGCCAACACACCCGCGTCCTCGAGGCCTCCACCCTCATCGCCTCCGCGGGCGCCCCCGACCTGCTCCCCCCCGAGCACGACCCCGTCCGCGCCGTCCTCGACGCCGGCACCTACCTCGCAGACCTCGCGACCGACCTCGCCGCGTTCCGCCGCACCCACCCCACCGACGACCTACTCACCACCCTTGCCCATGCACAGATCGACGGACAGCCCCTCACCACCGGTGAAATCGCCTCGTTCTTCACCCTGCTGACCTTCGCCGGCCAGGAAACAACCCGCAACACCATCTCCCTCGGCCTATGGGCCCTACACACCCAACCCGACGCCCGCACCACCTGGGCCGCGGACTTCGACCGCCTCGCACCCACCGCCGTCGAAGAACTCGTCCGCTACACCAGCCCCGTCGTCCTCATGCGCCGCACCACCGCCCACGACACCACCCTCGCCGGCCACCCACTCCACGCCGGCGAAAAGATCGCCCTCTGCTTCACCGCCGCCAACCACGACCCCACCCTGTTCACCCACCCCGACCGACTCGACCTCACCCGCACCCCCAACCCCCACCTCGGCTTCGGCGGCCCCGGGCCCCACCACTGCCTCGGCGCCCACCTCGCCCGCGCCGAAATCACCGCACTCCTCCGCGAAACCTTCCACCACCTCCCAAGCCTGATCATCACAGAAGAACCACAGCGCCTGCGATCGATCACCGTCAACGCCCTCACACACCTCCCCGCCACAACCACACCAAAGCCAGCCTGA
- a CDS encoding inositol-3-phosphate synthase, whose protein sequence is MGSVRVAIVGVGNCAASLVQGVEYYRSADPSEQVPGLMHVQLGDYHVSDLEFVAAFDIDAKKVGRDLAEAIGASENNTIKIADVPPTGVTVARGHTYDGFGKYYRETVEESDEEPVDVVAALREARADVLVCYLPVGSENAAKFYAQCAIDAGVGFVNCLPVFIAGVPEWAEKFRAAGVPIVGDDIKSQVGATITHRVLAKLFEDRGVILDRTMQLNVGGNMDFKNMLERDRLESKKISKTQAVTSQVSHDMGARNVHIGPSDYVAWLDDRKWAFVRLEGRAFGDVPLSLEYKLEVWDSPNSAGVVIDAVRCAKIALDRGVGGPILSASSYFMKSPPEQYRDSVARDKVEAFILGEE, encoded by the coding sequence ATGGGTTCGGTACGTGTCGCCATCGTCGGCGTTGGCAACTGCGCCGCGTCGCTCGTCCAGGGGGTCGAGTACTACCGCAGCGCCGACCCGTCCGAGCAGGTACCTGGGCTCATGCACGTCCAGCTCGGTGACTACCACGTCTCCGACCTCGAGTTCGTCGCCGCGTTCGACATCGACGCGAAGAAGGTCGGCCGTGACCTGGCCGAGGCCATCGGCGCCAGCGAGAACAACACCATCAAGATCGCTGACGTCCCGCCGACCGGGGTAACCGTCGCTCGTGGCCACACCTACGACGGCTTCGGCAAGTACTACCGGGAGACCGTCGAGGAGTCCGACGAGGAGCCGGTGGACGTCGTCGCCGCCCTGCGTGAGGCGCGGGCCGACGTGCTGGTCTGCTACCTGCCGGTCGGGTCCGAGAACGCGGCCAAGTTCTACGCCCAGTGCGCGATCGACGCGGGCGTCGGCTTCGTCAACTGCCTGCCGGTCTTCATCGCCGGCGTCCCCGAGTGGGCCGAGAAGTTCCGCGCCGCCGGCGTGCCGATCGTCGGTGACGACATCAAGTCGCAGGTCGGCGCCACCATCACCCACCGGGTGCTGGCGAAGCTGTTCGAGGACCGGGGCGTCATCCTGGACCGCACGATGCAGCTGAACGTCGGCGGCAACATGGACTTCAAGAACATGCTGGAGCGCGACCGGCTGGAGTCCAAGAAGATCTCCAAGACCCAGGCCGTCACTTCGCAGGTGTCGCACGACATGGGCGCGCGCAACGTGCACATCGGCCCGTCGGACTACGTCGCCTGGCTGGACGACCGCAAGTGGGCGTTCGTCCGGCTCGAGGGCCGCGCGTTCGGCGACGTCCCGCTGAGCCTGGAGTACAAGCTCGAGGTCTGGGACTCCCCGAACAGCGCCGGTGTCGTCATCGACGCGGTGCGCTGCGCCAAGATCGCCCTGGACCGCGGCGTCGGCGGCCCGATCCTGTCGGCGTCGAGCTACTTCATGAAGTCCCCGCCGGAGCAGTACCGGGACAGCGTCGCCCGGGACAAGGTCGAGGCCTTCATCCTCGGCGAGGAGTAG
- a CDS encoding PadR family transcriptional regulator: protein MLELAVLGILSESPMHGYELRKRLAAVLGAFHRFSYGSLYPLLRKLQAEGFVTADDAGAAARIGGRSRVVYTLTAEGKERLTELLGEGGPASWEDEMFGVRFAFFGKTDAAVRLRILEGRRTRLEERREKVRSALSRTRERFDAYTLELQRHGLESVEREVRWLTELIETERAHGQPGMEDLGLPEPAPQPQAAVRPAEVRPLVPPAAPPATSQDPDGEVPGPR from the coding sequence ATGTTGGAGCTCGCGGTGCTCGGGATCCTCTCCGAGAGCCCGATGCACGGGTATGAGCTGCGCAAGCGGCTCGCGGCCGTGCTCGGGGCCTTTCACCGGTTCAGCTATGGCTCGCTGTACCCGCTCCTGCGCAAGCTGCAGGCCGAGGGCTTCGTCACCGCCGACGACGCCGGTGCGGCTGCCCGGATCGGCGGGCGCAGCCGGGTCGTCTACACCCTCACTGCCGAGGGGAAGGAACGGCTCACCGAGCTGCTCGGCGAGGGCGGCCCGGCCTCGTGGGAAGACGAGATGTTCGGCGTCCGCTTCGCCTTCTTCGGGAAGACCGACGCCGCTGTGCGGCTGCGGATCCTCGAAGGCCGGCGCACCCGGCTGGAGGAGCGGCGGGAGAAGGTCCGTTCGGCGCTTTCCCGCACCCGGGAGCGCTTCGACGCATACACCCTTGAGCTGCAGCGTCACGGGTTGGAGTCCGTCGAACGTGAGGTCCGCTGGCTCACAGAGCTGATCGAGACGGAACGCGCTCACGGCCAGCCTGGTATGGAGGATCTTGGCTTGCCGGAGCCAGCGCCGCAGCCGCAGGCGGCAGTACGGCCAGCCGAAGTTCGGCCATTGGTGCCACCCGCGGCACCACCCGCAACATCCCAGGACCCCGACGGTGAGGTCCCCGGGCCCCGGTGA